Within the Epinephelus lanceolatus isolate andai-2023 chromosome 22, ASM4190304v1, whole genome shotgun sequence genome, the region ttataaatagctcttttttttggtttgttgattattttttatttatttatttcttcttttttttttgtttatatttcttgtccgtgtgctgtttttttttttttttttactttgttacGTTCTTGTGGATTGTCATGTGaatcacacacatcttcaacccgacagcacagaagatctatacaatcagcacagtttcaagatcagtgtcaccaactcagtctctgaccaaatgtctccccttctgttcctgagatatgacgtttaATAATGAccagagaagtgttttatgcagaacatgatgatgtcacagtgaaggtgacctttgaccttttggatataaaatttcatcacttcattattttatcctgttagacattagtgtgaagttttgtcataattagtgaatgaattcttgagttatggccaaaaacatattttgtgaggtcacagtgatcttgacctttgaccaccgaaatctaatcagttcattcttaagtccaactggacgtttgtgccaaatttaaagaaatcctctcaaggtgttcttgagatgtcgtGGACAGactgacaacccaaaaacatgatGCCTCTGGCCACGACTGTCGCCGGCGCGGAGGCATGAAAAAAGAGATAGCAACAACTGGATGAAAGCAGTTTTTAGGACTTCAGAAATCTCCTTTGGCAAATGATACAGatcttattttaaatgtttaagcaTAGTGGTGAATAAACTCAGGTATTATCTGCATGTCTGATTCTATAAAACACCTTACACAATCTGTTTATGGAGTAATAACTTTACTGCTTTCACTCAGAACCATCAAATACTGCCATACTGTGATGAAATGCTGCTGTGATAAAACCTCAACAACAACCTCTGAAGTCCATCATTTGTTTTATCAGGTTCACATGGCGCCTCCATCACATAAAGCTGAAAAACTGTAAACTGGAACAATTATTAGAAATCAATAGAAAAACTGTGTTCATTAACTCAACACCTATAAACACAACCAACTGAAACATTTACATGTTTTGCACTCACAGCATTTGAAACAGCTCAAGAACATCTGTGACAAAATACAACAGACACATCATTTGAACATTTTATGAATAATAAGAATTTCATAGTGTGTATATTTGAAGAATTAAACTACTAATCTACAATGATTTATGATGTTAATCACATCTGGACTTACCGAGCCTTTCTGCAGTTCCTCACAGCTGGAATCAGTCTCCGTCGTCCAGCGTGTGATGTGTTGTATTTCTTCAGGTCCAACTCATCCAGAACGTCCTCTGACATCTGCAGCATGTAGGCCAGAGCTGAGCAGTGGATCTCTGAGAGTTCCTTCTTTGATCTGTTCTCTGACTTCAGGAACTCTTGGATCTCCTGATGTACTGAGAGGTCGTTCATCTCCAGCAGACAGTGGAAGATGTTGATGCTTCTGTCAGGAGAGATCTTGTTTGTGTTCATCTCCTTCAGGTTGTTGATGGCTCTCTGGATGATTTCTGGACTGTTGTCTGTCCGACCCAAAAGGCCTCCTAACAGTCTGTGGTTGGACTCCAGAGAGAGGCCATGAAGGAAGCGGACAAACAGATCCAGGTGACCATTTTTACTTTGGAGGGATTTCTTCATGGCTCTCTGTAAGAAGACATCCAGGGATCTGTAATTATCTTTGTTTCTCCCCAGGAAGTCCTCCAGTACCTTTGTGTTCCTGTTGGTGAAACAGTGGAACAGGTAGACTGCAGCCAGAAACTCCTGAACGCTCAGATGAACGAAGCAGTAGACTGTTTTCTGGaagatcacagactctcttttgAAGATCTCTGTACAAACTCCTGAGTACACCGAGGCCTCTGTGACATCAAGACCACAGCGCTCCAGGTCTTCTTGGTAGAACATGATGTTTCCTTTCTCCAGATGTTCAAACGCCAGCCTCCCCAGCTTCAGAAGAACGTCCCTGTCAGCCTCCGTCAGCTCCTGTGGACTGGTCTCATGTCCCTCATCATACTTGtgcttcttcctctttgtctgaaCCAGCAGGAAGTGTGAGTACAGGTCAGTCAGGGTCTTGGgcagctctcctctctgctctgtagTCAACATGTGATCcagaactgtagcagtgatccagcagaagactgggatTAGACACATGATGTGGAGGCTCCTGGATGTCTTCATGTGTGAGATGATTCTGCTGGACCGCTCTTCATCACTGACTCTCCTCCTGAAGTACTCCTCCTTCTGGGCGTCAGTGAAGCCTCGTACTTCTGTTACCCTGTCAACACATGCAGgagggatctgattggctgctgcaggtcgGGAAGTTATCCAGACCAGAGCCGAGGGAAGCAGCTTCCCCTCCATGAGGTTTGTCAACAGCACGTTGACTGATGACTTGTGTGTGACATCAGTCACAACCTCATTGTTGTGGAAATCCAGAGACAGTCTGCTTTCATCCAGGCCGTCAAAGATGAACAGAACTTTACAGACAGCGAGCTCCTCTGCTGTGACCTTCTGTAATGTTGGATGGAAAACACGGAGCAGAGTGAGAAGACTCAACTTCTCATCTCTGATCAAGTTCAGCTCCCTGAACGAAAGCAGAATCACCAGACTGACATCTTGGTTTTCCAAACCCTCGGCCCAGTCCAGAGTGAACTTCTGCGCTGTGAAGGTTTTTCCAACGCCAGCGACGCCGTTGGTCAGAACCActctgatgtgtttctgttggtcAGGTAAGGCTTTAAAGATGTGCTGACACTTGATTGGAGTTTCATGGAGGGTCTTCATCTTAGAAGCTCTCTCAAGCTGCTTCACCTCATGTTGGGTATTAACGTCTtcactctgtccctctgtgatgtagagctcAGTGTAGATCCTGTTGAGGAgggtttcacttcctgtttcatcacTTCCTTCAGTCACACGTTCACATCTCCTCCTCAGACTGATCTTATGTTCATCTAAAACCTCCTGCAGACCACTGTCTGCTGAAAGAGAAGGAAACATGTCAGACTAAAGAAATAAATCTGGACTCTGATTATTTTCATGACCAACATTAAAacaagtaacacaaacaaatgaagGTTTTATACATTAGTTTTATAAAATCTTTCATGTCTACACtttacaacacaaataaaccaAGAAGAATCCTGTTTtcagacatgatgacatcagcagACAGATGTACAGTCTTACTTTGTACAGTGCTGGTCTGACTGGctgtctgcagtccagctctTGTTCTGGATCTTTTTCCACACTGGGGACAGGAGGAGTCTCCTGATGAAGCAGACTGGTCCCAGTATGAGCTGATGCACTGTCTGCAGAACCAGTGTCCACAGCTGGTAGAGACTGGATCCTTCAGGACGTCCTGACACAAACTACAGCAGGACGGCTGCTCCTccacagaaacatgactcctcttcttctctctgtggagATGTACACATTATTTAGATCTCGTCCTGCAAACTGTGCTGAAAATTATTTGCTTTATTCACACACTCAGTCACAGGCAGTTCAAATATCTCATGGTGGAGCTTCATGAAAACCTCCTGAGTAATGTTGTGCTCCACTGTGAGACGACTTTCAAAAGGCAAAAAGCTCCCTCGTGTTTTTCAACAGTCTCTTACTTTGTGTCTGAGGGTCCAGGTTCATTACTGAAGTCTGGAACGTCACCTTTACTGCGGTCACTCTTCATAGACAGACAGCTGGACACTggagactctgctctctgtctgtggaAACAACAAATGTTTGACACATATTATTAGTCCTTGTAAAGACCAGGTTCAAACAGTATCATCGTTGGCGCTGCCTGTGTTTTACCCACCAGCAGCTACGTGTCTCCTCTATCTGAACACCCTTGTAAATATAAAGGTAATTTAGTTTCCTTCTTATTTCTTCTCTCAGTGCTGCTCTTATATACTGTGTTCTAtttaactgcacattttattgtTATATTCTATTTTCAGTAGATAGCCAAATTTAAAGGACTCTGATCAGGGCCAAATAACTTGATCAGGACATCCCCGATGACTGAATAAAACAATACCTCATGTCATTATAAAAACAGTGTTGTGGTGCAGATTAtcagataataataaaaacagaatcatCTTCAGGTCAGTTTACAGTAGAAACAGTCTCTTACTTTGTGTCTGAGGGTCCAGGTTCAATACTGAAGTCTGGAACATCACCTTTACTGCGGTCACTCTTCaaagacagctgacagctgGACACTGGAGACTCTGATCTGTCCCCGTCTGCCTCCAAATCATCCATCTTCCCAAATCTGAGAAAActgtaacacacatacacagtgtgaTGAAGTCAGTAACTTCTTATTTATAGGACATGATTACATATTGGCTGGGTATTGTTATGACATACAGTAGGGGAGAGCGGGGTCAGTTGGGACACTTTTGTATTGACACTAAATAACCTTTGATTACTCACAgatagggatgggaatcgagaaccggTTCCAACTGGTTCAATTCATCGACACCATTAGCCTTTATGCTGAACGATTCCCATATcgattcttttcattacgcCGAATCTATGCTCGTCAGTCAGCAGcacgttcaacaacaaagaagacgtaATGTCGGAGAGACAGAAGCTGCCAAAGCCATGGCTTCACTTCACgctgttgttagcctccctggagctgctagcccgcTGTGGAGCCTCGCCGCGTCCCCGCTCCAGGTAGACGGCGGCCAGCACGCTGTTGTCGGATTTCATGGGAACACCAAGAATGGTAAGATGAGGGCAGTTGAGTTGATTTGCATGCCATTTGTTGTTATAATATGCTGGGCTAGCTGCGTTAGCTGCCTCACCTGAGTTAGCTGTACTAGCTGCGTGGTGGTGACACACTCAGGCTGTGGGCCAGGATTTATCTCTAGATCACCAGCTAGCAGTAACATTAATGACAACTCACTGTGGCTGTTGTTGTGACACAGATAAGTGTATGCCAGTGCTGGCTTATGACTGTGAAAGCTGCTGTTAGTTTTTTGTGTGGTTAGACGGCGTCTAAACATTTCTATGCAGGTGGAGGTGTGTCGTTAGGAGGCTCCGAGCGGAGAGGGACACGAGCTCAGAGGGGAGGATCATGGAGCACagagggaggggtgtgtgtgtgtgtgtgctggggggggggtgctttttttaaaaatctttctCATCGTCCTCCTAAACTAGACCATGGCTTTAAGGTTCACAATAAAACGTTATGAAAGCAGATGTCTTGGGTTACAAACAACAAGAGGTGATATCATTAATTCACAGGAGGAATTGAtaagggaatcgataaagaatcagatcgataagcagaatcgataatggcattgatatcaataaaatcctatcaattcccatccctactcACAGACTACTTGaacagtaatgaaaataatttgatcTCTGAACAGATACAGGCGTCTGCTAACTATTGATCAGGTTTTTAGAGCCCAACCCAAACGTGAAAGGCACAGTTTTGTTAAATGTACAAGGAGTGCATTTTCCCAAAGTTCTGACTCCCTGGGACAGTTGGGACACCGTGTTCTGGGCTGggctttaaatatatataagctggacttacagtttacatccatgtctgtgaaaacatggaagcttcacacacagaagatctatacaatcagcacagtttcaagatcagtgtcaccaactcagtctctgaccaaatgtctccccttctgttcctgagatatgacgtttaATAATGACCAGAgatgtgttttatgcagaacatgatgatgtcacagtgaagttgacctttgaccttttggatataagaTGTCTTCAGGAAACTGTCAGACTTGACCGCAGCTTTTGTCAATAGGTTCGTTGGAGATGAAGTACGCCTCGCCTGGAGAGTAGACGAgatcagagctgcagcaggaggcggtgacaaaaagctgcggtcaagtctgacagtttccagcagccttcagtctgtacaggaagtcacagaaacactcacatcctgtcagATATGATGGTGATTTATTCAAATATAATCAGactcatatatcagtttgttctcagtctccagttgttttaattctgatagattgatttattaaaatctAACCAAAACTCAGTGTAACAAAGAGCAGGGAGAGCTGACTGTACACTCAACATCTTCCTATCCAACAAAACTGCGCCACAATCCCTCGGCAGAGtcccccttttctctctgtgtgtctataAAGTGCCGCTGCTCGCGGTTCTAGAGCTTTTCACTGTGACGCACATTCAAAGAGTTGACACAAGAGCGCGCCCAAAGCACCGGAGCGCGCAGATCCGTAGCTGCGCGCAGGCCTCGTGTTTAACAGGAAAAGCCTGGTTGTAAAAACAGCGtcagatgatggtggtggtaaaAGCAAGTGTGATGATGAAGCTGTGAAGATGTGGCACTGACCCAACCAACCCTACTCTCCCCTAGAACACACTAAACAATGAATAAACATCAACACTCACCGTGTCTCACACGACCTGTCTTCCTCTCACTGCTCTGTGCACTTTCAAATGGAGTCTGAACACACTGACTTTAGACTTTCACTTtcgctcttcctctctgttggCACCTCCCCCCCTTTGACTCGTGAAGTTATTTATTGAGAGTAACACAGAGACTTAGAGTCGAGCTTTGGGACTCCTCAACAGTCTCTGTTAttaggattattattattttggtgCATTAACATCAGAAATCAACACAACAACAGCCAGGCTGCCTCTGTTCTCTTCTCTGTGACGCTGACTGTTTGCAGGGGGGCGGGGctgtgctgcacacacacacacacacacacatcatacgAGTTATTGCAAAAGATCACAAACACATGAgacaaacacaactgtttcATCTGACAGTAAAAAGTATTTAACTTAGAGTAGAATAAGACAGaatatctttattgtcattgtgcatGTACAACCACATTTAATGCAGCCTCCTCAGAGCAAACTCTCCATGGCTCCTGAAAGTGGTGGCCTTTGCTCTTGACTTGACTGTTCTTCACACAGCACAGTTGGGATGGGGGCGACCAAACACCGGGAACGTTGTGGAATGCTCAGAAAACATCTGTTTGGAACATCCATCATTTTTCGGACAGTTGATACGGACactttagagtcaccagttaacctgcatgtctttggactgtgggaggaagctggagcacctggaggaaacccacgctgacacggggagaacatgcaaactccacacagaagggcccccccaccctgggttcaaaccaggatgGCTCCAGACGAACTGTTTCTTCAGTCGCAGCACTGTCGCCTCTGACTGGACATTTTAGGAGCACATTTTAAATCATCCTGCAATGCAGTTattcacatttttggccattttaactGCATCATAAAGGGTTAGTTCacattcaccaaagtcacacatgaacacaataacGGCTTCAGTCCCCCGTAGGAAATCGCTGCTTGACAGCAAGCTAAAGTGGTTCAAGTTTACACACATATTGGTTTTATttctaggtggctaaaatatattttgccgCTGCCCCCGTCCGTACACGTCCCGTGTGTTGACCGCCATCTACtgcaggtaatacactgactgtggctATGTGTTTCATACAGcctcacttcaaaagatccaaactgtccctttaatagaAACTGTGTGtcacagaaatgctttttctttttctcttatgGGTTCCATACCATTCATTTATCTTTAGTATTTATTCAGGGCAGTTTGGCTCCATGTTCTTTCACAGCAAAGCtccagaaacacaaacacacagaatcaATACAACAAACAAGGTGCAGTTATTATAGGCAGGTTTTACCTTGGCTTTTATTTCTTCATGTGTTATTTATCATCTGTGTTTCATCTGCTTTACTTGTGACATAAAATTGGCCATTTTCAACATCAGTAAGTTTCACTCAAAGGGCTAAAAATGTTTAGCATTTGATGTGATATGATGAAGCAAAGTGACATTTCAGTGACATGGTTCTTTTTGTTTGGAACAAAATAAACCCACATTTATCAcctctgtaaaaaacacatcaaatccACTCTGACctcaaaactcaaaaaacaaaacttcctGACAAGTCGACATTTTGGACATTTCAAATGGGACTGGGCGAACTGTCAGTGTGACAGAAATACAGGAGGGATGTTAAATGTTTTGTCTAAACACGGATTGACAAACAACACTGCGACAAACCTCTCTGTATGTACAACATATTAATTTACATCCTATGTACACGACTGAcgagctgacacacacattaatactACAGTCAACTCTAAAGCTCTGAAGTTACTGTGGATTCTCCGCTGGGTGTTGTCAGATGAATTCAGGGggttaaaaaatgtttgtgtccTTGAAGTCAACTTCATGGTGTTGGCTATAAAgctctgtggtgttttttttttttttttatgtgtgtgtgagtttctgCTGATGCTGTAGACGACGGTGGAGCTCTGATGTTTCCCCCAGGCTCTGAAAGGGACAACGATGATGGTGGCGTTGTCCTCTGAGCCGTACTGCAACGCCTGAAAAGAATTAaatcctctctggttcttccgtgctcagccttatttttttcttcttagtTATTTATcagtggcgtttggattcagttatgGCAGACGGACGGCAATTTGAAAtagaatgaagcccacagacggcagacagtagctacaaaacagtagtggaacacgccccatccgcccacagcacaacgctcttaaagccctacgctatcaaaagctggcaaaatacattgattttatttcatggccttgacattaacctgtcatattgttgagttatcaaggacactttcatgtttttgtgtgtatacaggaatgttaaagatatcactGAGGAAAACCAGGTTGACGTGtcgttgttgaatcagggaatccgtgtgtccaccacaacaaTGGATCCTaactgactttacattggcattgtttctgtggtaccagcacataatttcaacccattacgtgctgccgccacggaatgtggtgttaagaggtcgtggtcatttcacgtatttctgtgagatcaggttgagaTAACAGGATAGAAACtaaacccaggatcatgacactGTTTGGTCCAAGATAGCTAAATGCTACCTGCTGTTAGCGGCTACATGTATTTGCTTATCAATAACTaactaaactttaaactgttaaTGATATTTAATAATATTCAGGAGGGCTGACGTTAGATAATGTTTCCTAATATTGTCAGGAGGTGGCGCTAATCGCCAAATTATTATAAATCTGTACATAAATATTGTATTATGCATATATATGTGTTGTAAATTCAAcagtctgagtctgagcttTAGTTAGTGCAGCTGTTCTCAcctcttgctctgtctctgtaaaTGAGTCCCAGTAAGATGGTGGACAGCAGGTAAGGAGCTCCAGCCACCAGGTGGCGCAGCAGAGcggagacagacagcagaggaggtggaggatcACGGCCTGCAGGAGGCGCTGCAGAGAGAAACTGAATCTGAGAGACTTCCTGGTGCTCGTCAGCAGTCGCAGCTTTTTGGACTCGACTTTAAATCCCCTGAAAACTTGGGTATTTCTCTATAACAGTAAATATTCATGACTAAAACAACAGAGTTACATTTTATGAAACATTCTCAAGTTTTCTGCAGTGGtgaaagaagtactcagattctttgacttgagtaaaagtagaaatactacATTGTACAAAGTGTTATTTATGAGACATCTATGTCAAAGTGTTACTTTATTTCACAGTTACCAGTAAAACTTTTCTAAAATACTGATAACAGACTTAAATATTCTTCATTCAAAGATAAAAGTTGTAAAGTAAACTAGactcaacttaaaaaaaacaatcacacacattttcttctCTGGACTTTAAATTTGAAACGTCaggatttcttcttctttgtgttttcgtCACATTGCACTGCTGGTTTTATGTATGAAGAGCATGCAAACATTCAAAATCAGACTCAAATGATCAGATGACTCAAGATGAGGGAACAAAGCACTGTTAgatttaaatattaaagtaaAGCTCATCAAAAACCTGAGAAGATGTACAGATGGTGAAAGGTACGTGGAATAAAAG harbors:
- the LOC117245824 gene encoding protein NLRC3-like isoform X19, translating into MDDLEADGDRSESPVSSCQLSLKSDRSKGDVPDFSIEPGPSDTKQRAESPVSSCLSMKSDRSKGDVPDFSNEPGPSDTKEKKRSHVSVEEQPSCCSLCQDVLKDPVSTSCGHWFCRQCISSYWDQSASSGDSSCPQCGKRSRTRAGLQTASQTSTVQTDSGLQEVLDEHKISLRRRCERVTEGSDETGSETLLNRIYTELYITEGQSEDVNTQHEVKQLERASKMKTLHETPIKCQHIFKALPDQQKHIRVVLTNGVAGVGKTFTAQKFTLDWAEGLENQDVSLVILLSFRELNLIRDEKLSLLTLLRVFHPTLQKVTAEELAVCKVLFIFDGLDESRLSLDFHNNEVVTDVTHKSSVNVLLTNLMEGKLLPSALVWITSRPAAANQIPPACVDRVTEVRGFTDAQKEEYFRRRVSDEERSSRIISHMKTSRSLHIMCLIPVFCWITATVLDHMLTTEQRGELPKTLTDLYSHFLLVQTKRKKHKYDEGHETSPQELTEADRDVLLKLGRLAFEHLEKGNIMFYQEDLERCGLDVTEASVYSGVCTEIFKRESVIFQKTVYCFVHLSVQEFLAAVYLFHCFTNRNTKVLEDFLGRNKDNYRSLDVFLQRAMKKSLQSKNGHLDLFVRFLHGLSLESNHRLLGGLLGRTDNSPEIIQRAINNLKEMNTNKISPDRSINIFHCLLEMNDLSVHQEIQEFLKSENRSKKELSEIHCSALAYMLQMSEDVLDELDLKKYNTSHAGRRRLIPAVRNCRKARFTWCGLSETHCEVVASALKSNPSHLRELDLSGNNLQDSGVKQLCAGLESPHCRLETLRLWWCSLSEISCVSLASALKSNPSHLRELDLSQNKLQDSDVKLLCELKESPHCKLETLRWR
- the LOC117245824 gene encoding protein NLRC3-like isoform X13, which produces MKIPMNKREEVPTGGNTESLKSVCSDSILNWTEQSEEYRSSETRSLRFGKMDDLEADGDRSESPVSSCQLSLKSDRSKPLSLNFSNEPGPSDTKEKKRSHVSVEEQPSCCSLCQDVLKDPVSTSCGHWFCRQCISSYWDQSASSGDSSCPQCGKRSRTRAGLQTASQTSTVQNSGLQEVLDEHKISLRRRCERVTEGSDETGSETLLNRIYTELYITEGQSEDVNTQHEVKQLERASKMKTLHETPIKCQHIFKALPDQQKHIRVVLTNGVAGVGKTFTAQKFTLDWAEGLENQDVSLVILLSFRELNLIRDEKLSLLTLLRVFHPTLQKVTAEELAVCKVLFIFDGLDESRLSLDFHNNEVVTDVTHKSSVNVLLTNLMEGKLLPSALVWITSRPAAANQIPPACVDRVTEVRGFTDAQKEEYFRRRVSDEERSSRIISHMKTSRSLHIMCLIPVFCWITATVLDHMLTTEQRGELPKTLTDLYSHFLLVQTKRKKHKYDEGHETSPQELTEADRDVLLKLGRLAFEHLEKGNIMFYQEDLERCGLDVTEASVYSGVCTEIFKRESVIFQKTVYCFVHLSVQEFLAAVYLFHCFTNRNTKVLEDFLGRNKDNYRSLDVFLQRAMKKSLQSKNGHLDLFVRFLHGLSLESNHRLLGGLLGRTDNSPEIIQRAINNLKEMNTNKISPDRSINIFHCLLEMNDLSVHQEIQEFLKSENRSKKELSEIHCSALAYMLQMSEDVLDELDLKKYNTSHAGRRRLIPAVRNCRKARFTWCGLSETHCEVVASALKSNPSHLRELDLSGNNLQDSGVKQLCAGLESPHCRLETLRLWWCSLSEISCVSLASALKSNPSHLRELDLSQNKLQDSDVKLLCELKESPHCKLETLRSVEGWSGSMLVSAVLY
- the LOC117245824 gene encoding protein NLRC3-like isoform X16, which translates into the protein MDDLEADGDRSESPVSSCQLSLKSDRSKGDVPDFSIEPGPSDTKQRAESPVSSCLSMKSDRSKGDVPDFSNEPGPSDTKEKKRSHVSVEEQPSCCSLCQDVLKDPVSTSCGHWFCRQCISSYWDQSASSGDSSCPQCGKRSRTRAGLQTASQTSTVQNSGLQEVLDEHKISLRRRCERVTEGSDETGSETLLNRIYTELYITEGQSEDVNTQHEVKQLERASKMKTLHETPIKCQHIFKALPDQQKHIRVVLTNGVAGVGKTFTAQKFTLDWAEGLENQDVSLVILLSFRELNLIRDEKLSLLTLLRVFHPTLQKVTAEELAVCKVLFIFDGLDESRLSLDFHNNEVVTDVTHKSSVNVLLTNLMEGKLLPSALVWITSRPAAANQIPPACVDRVTEVRGFTDAQKEEYFRRRVSDEERSSRIISHMKTSRSLHIMCLIPVFCWITATVLDHMLTTEQRGELPKTLTDLYSHFLLVQTKRKKHKYDEGHETSPQELTEADRDVLLKLGRLAFEHLEKGNIMFYQEDLERCGLDVTEASVYSGVCTEIFKRESVIFQKTVYCFVHLSVQEFLAAVYLFHCFTNRNTKVLEDFLGRNKDNYRSLDVFLQRAMKKSLQSKNGHLDLFVRFLHGLSLESNHRLLGGLLGRTDNSPEIIQRAINNLKEMNTNKISPDRSINIFHCLLEMNDLSVHQEIQEFLKSENRSKKELSEIHCSALAYMLQMSEDVLDELDLKKYNTSHAGRRRLIPAVRNCRKARFTWCGLSETHCEVVASALKSNPSHLRELDLSGNNLQDSGVKQLCAGLESPHCRLETLRLWWCSLSEISCVSLASALKSNPSHLRELDLSQNKLQDSDVKLLCELKESPHCKLETLRSVEGWSGSMLVSAVLY
- the LOC117245824 gene encoding protein NLRC3-like isoform X12, with translation MKIPMNKREEVPTGGNTESLKSVCSDSILNWTEQSEEYRSSETRSLRFGKMDDLEADGDRSESPVSSCQLSLKSDRSKPLSLNFSNEPGPSDTKEKKRSHVSVEEQPSCCSLCQDVLKDPVSTSCGHWFCRQCISSYWDQSASSGDSSCPQCGKRSRTRAGLQTASQTSTVQTDSGLQEVLDEHKISLRRRCERVTEGSDETGSETLLNRIYTELYITEGQSEDVNTQHEVKQLERASKMKTLHETPIKCQHIFKALPDQQKHIRVVLTNGVAGVGKTFTAQKFTLDWAEGLENQDVSLVILLSFRELNLIRDEKLSLLTLLRVFHPTLQKVTAEELAVCKVLFIFDGLDESRLSLDFHNNEVVTDVTHKSSVNVLLTNLMEGKLLPSALVWITSRPAAANQIPPACVDRVTEVRGFTDAQKEEYFRRRVSDEERSSRIISHMKTSRSLHIMCLIPVFCWITATVLDHMLTTEQRGELPKTLTDLYSHFLLVQTKRKKHKYDEGHETSPQELTEADRDVLLKLGRLAFEHLEKGNIMFYQEDLERCGLDVTEASVYSGVCTEIFKRESVIFQKTVYCFVHLSVQEFLAAVYLFHCFTNRNTKVLEDFLGRNKDNYRSLDVFLQRAMKKSLQSKNGHLDLFVRFLHGLSLESNHRLLGGLLGRTDNSPEIIQRAINNLKEMNTNKISPDRSINIFHCLLEMNDLSVHQEIQEFLKSENRSKKELSEIHCSALAYMLQMSEDVLDELDLKKYNTSHAGRRRLIPAVRNCRKARFTWCGLSETHCEVVASALKSNPSHLRELDLSGNNLQDSGVKQLCAGLESPHCRLETLRLWWCSLSEISCVSLASALKSNPSHLRELDLSQNKLQDSDVKLLCELKESPHCKLETLRSVEGWSGSMLVSAVLY
- the LOC117245824 gene encoding protein NLRC3-like isoform X15, which codes for MDDLEADGDRSESPVSSCQLSLKSDRSKGDVPDFSIEPGPSDTKQRAESPVSSCLSMKSDRSKGDVPDFSNEPGPSDTKEKKRSHVSVEEQPSCCSLCQDVLKDPVSTSCGHWFCRQCISSYWDQSASSGDSSCPQCGKRSRTRAGLQTASQTSTVQTDSGLQEVLDEHKISLRRRCERVTEGSDETGSETLLNRIYTELYITEGQSEDVNTQHEVKQLERASKMKTLHETPIKCQHIFKALPDQQKHIRVVLTNGVAGVGKTFTAQKFTLDWAEGLENQDVSLVILLSFRELNLIRDEKLSLLTLLRVFHPTLQKVTAEELAVCKVLFIFDGLDESRLSLDFHNNEVVTDVTHKSSVNVLLTNLMEGKLLPSALVWITSRPAAANQIPPACVDRVTEVRGFTDAQKEEYFRRRVSDEERSSRIISHMKTSRSLHIMCLIPVFCWITATVLDHMLTTEQRGELPKTLTDLYSHFLLVQTKRKKHKYDEGHETSPQELTEADRDVLLKLGRLAFEHLEKGNIMFYQEDLERCGLDVTEASVYSGVCTEIFKRESVIFQKTVYCFVHLSVQEFLAAVYLFHCFTNRNTKVLEDFLGRNKDNYRSLDVFLQRAMKKSLQSKNGHLDLFVRFLHGLSLESNHRLLGGLLGRTDNSPEIIQRAINNLKEMNTNKISPDRSINIFHCLLEMNDLSVHQEIQEFLKSENRSKKELSEIHCSALAYMLQMSEDVLDELDLKKYNTSHAGRRRLIPAVRNCRKARFTWCGLSETHCEVVASALKSNPSHLRELDLSGNNLQDSGVKQLCAGLESPHCRLETLRLWWCSLSEISCVSLASALKSNPSHLRELDLSQNKLQDSDVKLLCELKESPHCKLETLRSVEGWSGSMLVSAVLY